A single Paratractidigestivibacter faecalis DNA region contains:
- the rplJ gene encoding 50S ribosomal protein L10, whose product MPCTANVNMLEKVAGSIEASKGVFVIDYLGLSVKETQQLRRALREVGAEMKVYKNNIVKIALKNAGQPDIEELLAGPCAYVFYEKDPVDAAKVIKEQSEKLKKMSFIGGIADGKALSADEAKAYADLASREELMAQLVYVMASPLSGIAQVCAGPARGLVTALKAVADEKDAA is encoded by the coding sequence ATGCCCTGCACTGCAAACGTCAACATGCTCGAGAAGGTCGCCGGTTCCATCGAGGCCTCCAAGGGCGTCTTCGTCATCGACTACCTGGGCCTCTCCGTTAAGGAGACTCAGCAGCTCCGCCGCGCCCTGCGCGAGGTCGGCGCCGAGATGAAGGTTTACAAGAACAACATCGTCAAGATCGCTCTCAAGAACGCTGGCCAGCCCGACATCGAGGAGCTCCTCGCCGGCCCCTGCGCCTACGTGTTCTACGAGAAGGATCCTGTGGACGCTGCCAAGGTCATCAAGGAGCAGTCCGAGAAGCTTAAGAAGATGAGCTTCATCGGCGGCATCGCTGATGGCAAGGCTCTCTCCGCCGACGAGGCCAAGGCCTACGCCGATCTGGCTTCCCGCGAGGAGCTCATGGCTCAGCTGGTCTACGTCATGGCCAGCCCGCTCTCTGGCATCGCCCAGGTCTGCGCCGGTCCTGCCCGCGGTCTCGTTACCGCCCTCAAGGCCGTCGCCGACGAGAAGGACGCTGCGTAG
- a CDS encoding DNA-directed RNA polymerase subunit beta' yields the protein MADFDTTDFDAIKISLASADDIRSWSYGEVKKPETINYRTLKPEKDGLFCEKIFGPVKDWECACGKYKGIRFRGIVCERCGVEVTTAKVRRERMGHIELAAPVSHIWYFKSPATFPLARLLDMKSKDLEKVLYFASYVIYEVDAEGREEDADELREELAADLEALDAERDNEIEREKEKAQPSDDEFGDEDVMSPEELRAAISDIEEEYEEEKALRRDAYEKFMQLEERELISDEGLFSELKRYYGLYFKGGMGAEAVRELLRGIDLEADAKKLREIIASDDAQKQKREKAIKRLEIVDAFLKGGNDPANMILDVVPVIPPDLRPMVQLDGGRFAASDLNDLYRRVINRNNRLKRLLDLDAPAIIVNNEKRMLQESVDALFDNGRRGRPVTGRGGRPLKSLAEALKGKQGRFRQNLLGKRVDYSGRSVIVVDPKLKLHQCGLPSQMALELFKPFVMRRLVELGKVENIKGAKRAIDRSLPAVWDVLDEVIQDRLVLLNRAPTLHRLSIQAFEPVLVEGKAIHLHPLVCAPFNADFDGDQMSVHVPLSTQAQTEARVLMLSSNNLRSPASGKVLTVPSQDMVFGTYFLTTEKSEAPEKPAIYADFEDALLAAEMDKGLDLQERVIVRVKPQDANVVENGRRLFRVLVKRGTTEDYDVTEHAVRFETTIGRIIFNRQCLPADYPFINYKMVKSDIGALVNDCCDRYPLADVEPILDAIKATGFHYATIAGLTVSVWDAVIPEDKPELLEEAQDRVDQINEYYEDGFLSERERHVEVVNAWTECTDLMGSKMLEGFAEDNPIYMMADSGARGSKTQLRQLAGMRGLMADMSGETIDLPIKANFREGLLPLEYFISTYGARKGLVDTASHTSDSGYLTRRLVDVAQDVIVREEDCGTDEGVTYPLIKPGETDVDVDLVGRCALNDIVDPQTGEVLIARDSYIESKADLEMLVEHGLKRVELRALLTCKSKYGVCQKCYGWDLSTRRPVNIGTAVGIIAAQSIGEPGTQLTMRTIHSGGVAGADDITQGLPTVARMFDVVGNVNEKILGREADLAPVSGLLRITPEQTEYLIRILDVEDNTRTIEEWRVPASARFMPGIEDGVEVRAGDQITRGFVNFRKLRKLTDIESTMHTFVESVKDVYTSQGVDLNDKHIEVIARQMLRRVQVTNPGDSQYLLGQYVDRYVFAETVRNVALAGGTPPEAEPVILGTLKVASSIDSWLSSASFIRTAGVLTEAAIEGDVDHLLDLKSNVIVGKQIPAGTGLSAYHDVELTYHGTKIDGPTSPLAKSLPEWAPDELKGIEEQLPKQLDWVGDDFGFGGVYSKNGRTLSSEEAKLYLFDDLGVSQRWTNKFSEVGIETVGDLIGKTEDDLLRIDGIGAKAIEELRDGLEARGLLYILEPEDDEADSEDLSQLLNMVFSPDADADIMLGTAAPAKHHFEDDELIGGASDDASANAGGDVINEDLGSLDDLLSQVVKSESSDEE from the coding sequence GTGGCAGACTTCGATACCACTGACTTCGACGCAATCAAGATCTCGCTGGCCTCGGCCGACGACATCCGCAGCTGGTCCTATGGCGAGGTGAAGAAGCCGGAGACCATCAACTACCGCACCCTCAAGCCCGAGAAGGACGGCCTGTTCTGCGAGAAGATCTTCGGACCGGTCAAGGACTGGGAGTGCGCCTGCGGCAAGTACAAGGGCATCCGCTTCCGCGGCATCGTCTGCGAGCGCTGCGGCGTCGAGGTGACCACCGCCAAGGTACGCCGCGAGCGCATGGGCCACATCGAGCTCGCCGCTCCTGTGAGCCACATCTGGTACTTCAAGAGCCCGGCCACCTTCCCGCTGGCCCGCCTGCTCGACATGAAGTCCAAGGACCTCGAGAAGGTCTTGTACTTCGCCTCCTACGTCATCTACGAGGTTGACGCCGAGGGCCGCGAGGAGGACGCCGACGAGCTTCGCGAGGAGCTCGCCGCCGACCTCGAGGCTCTGGACGCCGAGCGCGACAACGAGATCGAGCGCGAGAAGGAGAAGGCCCAGCCCTCCGACGACGAGTTCGGTGACGAGGACGTCATGTCCCCGGAGGAGCTCCGCGCCGCCATCTCCGACATCGAGGAGGAGTACGAGGAGGAGAAGGCTCTCCGCCGCGACGCCTACGAGAAGTTCATGCAGCTCGAGGAGCGCGAGCTCATCTCTGACGAGGGCCTGTTCTCCGAGCTCAAGCGCTACTACGGCCTGTACTTCAAGGGCGGCATGGGCGCCGAGGCCGTCCGCGAGCTTCTCCGCGGCATCGACCTCGAGGCCGACGCCAAGAAGCTGCGCGAGATCATCGCCTCCGACGACGCCCAGAAGCAGAAGCGCGAGAAGGCCATCAAGCGCCTCGAGATCGTCGACGCCTTCCTGAAGGGCGGCAACGACCCCGCCAACATGATCCTGGACGTCGTGCCGGTCATCCCGCCCGACCTTCGTCCGATGGTCCAGCTCGACGGCGGCCGCTTTGCCGCGTCCGACCTCAACGACCTGTACCGTCGCGTCATCAACCGCAACAACCGACTCAAGCGCCTGCTTGACCTTGACGCCCCGGCGATCATCGTCAACAACGAGAAGCGCATGCTCCAGGAGTCCGTGGACGCCCTCTTCGACAACGGCCGTCGTGGCCGTCCGGTCACCGGTCGTGGCGGTCGCCCGCTGAAGTCGCTCGCCGAGGCCCTCAAGGGCAAGCAGGGCCGCTTCCGCCAGAACCTGCTCGGCAAGCGCGTCGACTACTCCGGCCGTTCGGTCATCGTCGTCGACCCCAAGCTCAAGCTGCACCAGTGCGGCCTGCCTTCGCAGATGGCCCTGGAGCTCTTCAAGCCCTTCGTGATGCGTCGCCTCGTCGAGCTTGGCAAGGTGGAGAACATCAAGGGTGCCAAGCGCGCCATCGACCGCTCCCTGCCGGCCGTGTGGGACGTCCTTGACGAGGTCATCCAGGATCGCCTGGTCCTCCTCAACCGCGCACCTACGCTGCACCGCCTCTCCATCCAGGCCTTCGAGCCGGTCCTGGTTGAGGGCAAGGCCATCCACCTGCACCCGCTGGTGTGCGCCCCCTTCAACGCCGACTTCGACGGCGACCAGATGTCCGTGCACGTGCCGCTGTCCACGCAGGCCCAGACCGAGGCCCGCGTCCTCATGCTGTCCAGCAACAACCTGCGCTCCCCGGCCTCCGGCAAGGTGCTGACCGTTCCCTCCCAGGACATGGTCTTCGGCACCTACTTCCTCACCACCGAGAAGTCCGAGGCCCCCGAGAAGCCCGCCATCTACGCCGACTTTGAGGACGCGCTTCTCGCCGCCGAGATGGACAAGGGGCTCGACCTGCAGGAGCGCGTCATCGTTCGCGTCAAGCCGCAGGACGCCAACGTGGTGGAGAACGGCCGTCGCCTGTTCCGCGTGCTCGTCAAGCGCGGCACCACCGAGGACTACGACGTCACCGAGCACGCCGTTCGCTTCGAGACCACCATCGGCCGCATCATCTTCAACCGTCAGTGCCTGCCCGCCGACTACCCCTTCATCAACTACAAGATGGTGAAGAGCGACATCGGCGCCCTGGTCAACGACTGCTGCGACCGCTACCCGCTGGCTGACGTGGAGCCCATCCTGGACGCCATCAAGGCCACCGGCTTCCACTACGCCACCATCGCCGGCCTGACCGTCTCCGTGTGGGACGCCGTCATTCCCGAGGACAAGCCCGAGCTCCTCGAGGAGGCCCAGGACCGCGTCGACCAGATCAACGAGTACTACGAGGACGGCTTCCTGTCCGAGCGAGAGCGCCACGTCGAGGTCGTCAACGCCTGGACCGAGTGCACCGACCTCATGGGCTCCAAGATGCTGGAGGGCTTCGCCGAGGACAACCCCATCTACATGATGGCCGACTCCGGCGCCCGTGGCTCCAAGACCCAGCTGCGTCAGCTCGCTGGTATGCGAGGCCTCATGGCCGACATGTCCGGCGAGACCATCGACCTGCCCATTAAGGCAAACTTCCGCGAGGGCCTGCTGCCGCTGGAGTACTTCATCTCCACCTACGGCGCCCGTAAGGGCCTCGTCGACACCGCGTCCCACACCTCCGACTCCGGCTACCTGACCCGTCGTCTGGTCGACGTGGCCCAGGACGTCATCGTCCGCGAGGAGGACTGCGGCACCGACGAGGGCGTGACCTACCCGCTGATCAAGCCGGGCGAGACCGACGTCGACGTCGACCTCGTTGGCCGCTGCGCCCTGAACGACATCGTCGACCCGCAGACCGGCGAGGTCCTCATCGCCAGGGACTCCTACATCGAGTCCAAGGCTGACCTCGAGATGCTCGTCGAGCACGGCCTCAAGAGGGTCGAGCTCCGCGCACTTCTGACCTGCAAGTCCAAGTACGGCGTCTGCCAGAAGTGCTACGGCTGGGACCTCTCCACGCGTCGTCCGGTCAACATCGGCACGGCCGTCGGCATCATTGCCGCCCAGTCCATCGGCGAGCCGGGCACCCAGCTCACCATGCGTACGATTCACTCCGGCGGCGTCGCTGGCGCTGACGACATCACGCAGGGCCTCCCGACGGTCGCCCGCATGTTCGACGTCGTCGGCAACGTCAACGAGAAGATCCTGGGCCGCGAGGCCGACCTGGCCCCCGTGTCCGGTCTCCTGCGCATCACCCCGGAGCAGACCGAGTACCTCATCCGCATCCTGGACGTCGAGGACAACACCCGCACCATCGAGGAGTGGCGTGTTCCCGCCTCCGCCCGCTTCATGCCGGGCATCGAGGACGGCGTGGAGGTCCGCGCCGGCGACCAGATCACCCGTGGCTTCGTCAACTTCCGCAAGCTGCGCAAGCTCACGGACATCGAGTCGACGATGCACACCTTCGTCGAGTCCGTCAAGGACGTCTACACGTCCCAGGGCGTCGACCTGAACGACAAGCACATCGAGGTCATCGCACGTCAGATGCTTCGTCGCGTCCAGGTCACCAACCCCGGCGACTCCCAGTACCTGCTGGGCCAGTACGTCGACCGCTACGTCTTTGCGGAGACCGTCCGCAACGTGGCCCTCGCCGGCGGAACCCCGCCCGAGGCCGAGCCGGTCATCCTTGGTACCCTCAAGGTCGCCAGCTCCATCGACTCCTGGCTCTCCAGCGCGTCCTTCATCCGCACCGCCGGCGTCCTCACCGAGGCCGCCATCGAGGGCGACGTTGACCACCTGCTGGACCTCAAGTCCAACGTCATCGTGGGCAAGCAGATTCCGGCTGGCACCGGCCTGTCCGCCTACCACGACGTCGAGCTCACCTACCACGGCACCAAGATCGACGGCCCGACGAGCCCGCTTGCCAAGAGCCTGCCGGAGTGGGCGCCCGACGAGCTCAAGGGCATCGAGGAGCAGCTCCCCAAGCAGCTTGACTGGGTGGGCGATGACTTCGGCTTCGGCGGGGTCTACTCCAAGAACGGCCGCACGCTCTCCAGCGAGGAGGCCAAGCTCTACCTCTTCGACGACCTGGGCGTGTCGCAGCGCTGGACCAACAAGTTCAGCGAGGTCGGCATCGAGACCGTGGGTGACCTCATCGGCAAGACCGAGGACGACCTGCTGCGCATCGATGGCATTGGCGCCAAGGCCATCGAGGAGCTGCGCGACGGTCTCGAGGCCCGCGGCCTGCTCTACATCCTCGAGCCCGAGGACGACGAGGCTGACAGCGAGGACCTGTCTCAGCTCCTGAACATGGTTTTCTCGCCTGACGCCGACGCCGACATCATGCTCGGCACCGCCGCTCCCGCAAAGCACCACTTTGAGGATGACGAGCTTATTGGCGGCGCAAGCGACGACGCCTCCGCCAACGCCGGCGGCGACGTCATCAACGAAGACCTTGGCTCCCTGGACGACCTGCTCTCCCAGGTCGTGAAGTCCGAGTCCTCCGACGAGGAGTAG
- the hypB gene encoding hydrogenase nickel incorporation protein HypB, with the protein MDEYKILEIKESVFADNDREADALRASLKERGQFLLNLMSSPGSGKTTTLSRTIEALGDELALAVMEADIDSDVDAATIAKLGAKTIQLHTGGMCHLDAGMCAQGLAGLAAEDADLVFLENVGNLVCPAEFDTGACKNVCILSVPEGDDKPLKYPLMFQVVDVVLVNKMDVAPYFDFDLDKCRANVAMRNPNARVIPICAKTGEGMDEWYQWLRDQVSAWKTA; encoded by the coding sequence ATGGACGAGTACAAGATCCTCGAGATCAAGGAGTCGGTCTTTGCCGACAACGATCGGGAGGCCGACGCCCTGCGCGCCAGCCTCAAGGAGCGCGGCCAGTTCCTGCTCAACCTCATGAGCTCCCCGGGCTCCGGCAAGACCACCACGCTCAGCCGCACCATCGAGGCCCTGGGAGACGAGCTCGCCCTGGCCGTCATGGAGGCCGACATCGATTCTGACGTGGACGCCGCCACCATCGCCAAGCTGGGCGCCAAGACCATTCAGCTCCACACGGGCGGCATGTGCCACCTTGACGCCGGCATGTGCGCGCAGGGCCTTGCGGGCCTTGCCGCCGAGGACGCGGACCTCGTCTTCCTGGAGAACGTGGGCAACCTGGTGTGCCCGGCGGAGTTTGACACGGGTGCCTGCAAGAACGTCTGCATCCTCTCCGTGCCCGAGGGAGACGACAAGCCGCTCAAGTATCCGCTCATGTTCCAGGTGGTCGACGTCGTCCTGGTCAACAAGATGGACGTCGCGCCCTACTTTGACTTTGACCTCGACAAGTGCCGTGCCAACGTGGCCATGCGCAACCCCAACGCGCGCGTCATCCCCATCTGCGCCAAGACGGGCGAGGGCATGGACGAGTGGTACCAGTGGCTTCGCGACCAGGTGAGTGCCTGGAAGACCGCGTAG
- the rplL gene encoding 50S ribosomal protein L7/L12 produces the protein MAVTKDEIIEALKEMPALELSELVHELEDVFGVSAAAPVAVAAAPAAAAPAEEEKTNFDVVLEAFGDNKIAVIKVVRSLTNLGLKEAKEVVENAPKAVLEGAKKEDAEAAKKQLEEAGATVKLA, from the coding sequence ATGGCTGTCACCAAGGATGAGATCATCGAGGCCCTCAAGGAGATGCCCGCCCTCGAGCTTTCTGAGCTCGTTCACGAGCTGGAGGACGTCTTCGGCGTCTCCGCTGCTGCCCCCGTGGCCGTGGCCGCTGCTCCCGCTGCTGCCGCTCCCGCCGAGGAGGAGAAGACCAACTTCGACGTCGTGCTCGAGGCTTTCGGCGACAACAAGATCGCCGTCATCAAGGTCGTCCGCTCTCTGACCAACCTCGGCCTCAAGGAGGCCAAGGAGGTCGTCGAGAACGCCCCCAAGGCCGTCCTCGAGGGTGCCAAGAAGGAGGACGCCGAGGCCGCCAAGAAGCAGCTCGAGGAGGCCGGCGCCACCGTCAAGCTCGCCTAA
- the rplK gene encoding 50S ribosomal protein L11 codes for MAKKVTAFIKLQIPAGAANPAPPVGPALGAAQVNIMQFCQAFNAATSDKQGDIIPVEITVYEDRTFDFICKTPPAAQLIKKELGLKSGSGVPQRDKVGQLSQEQLTKIAEIKMPDLNANDIEAAKKIVAGTARSMGVTIAE; via the coding sequence ATGGCCAAGAAGGTTACCGCTTTCATCAAGCTCCAGATTCCGGCTGGCGCCGCCAACCCCGCTCCTCCCGTCGGCCCCGCCCTCGGTGCTGCCCAGGTCAACATCATGCAGTTCTGCCAGGCGTTCAACGCTGCTACGTCTGACAAGCAGGGCGACATCATCCCCGTCGAGATCACCGTCTACGAGGACCGCACCTTCGACTTCATCTGCAAGACCCCTCCCGCGGCCCAGCTGATCAAGAAGGAGCTCGGCCTCAAGAGCGGCTCCGGCGTCCCCCAGCGCGACAAGGTCGGCCAGCTCTCCCAGGAGCAGCTCACCAAGATCGCCGAGATCAAGATGCCCGACCTCAACGCCAACGACATTGAGGCCGCCAAGAAGATCGTTGCCGGCACCGCTCGCTCCATGGGCGTCACCATCGCCGAGTAG
- the rplA gene encoding 50S ribosomal protein L1 yields the protein MAKHGKNYKGAAEKVDSTKLYTPKEAMELAKELSSAKFDETVEVAVRLGVDTRKADQNIRGSISLPHGTGKTVRVAVFAEGAKATEAEEAGADIVGSDDLIAQIAAGNIEFDAAIATPNMMGKVGRLGKILGPRGLMPNPKLGTVTMDVAKMVAELKAGRVEYRADRYGICHVPMGKASFDTEKLVENYGALYTELLRVKPSSAKGKYVKSIAVSTTMGPGIKVDTAITRDFMA from the coding sequence ATGGCTAAGCACGGAAAGAACTACAAGGGCGCCGCCGAGAAGGTCGACTCCACCAAGCTCTACACCCCCAAGGAGGCCATGGAGCTCGCCAAGGAGCTGTCTTCCGCCAAGTTCGACGAGACCGTCGAGGTCGCCGTCCGCCTGGGCGTTGACACCCGCAAGGCCGACCAGAACATCCGCGGCTCCATCTCCCTGCCCCACGGCACCGGCAAGACCGTCCGCGTTGCCGTCTTCGCCGAGGGCGCCAAGGCTACCGAGGCCGAGGAGGCCGGTGCTGACATCGTCGGCTCTGACGACCTCATCGCCCAGATCGCCGCTGGCAACATCGAGTTCGACGCCGCCATCGCCACCCCGAACATGATGGGCAAGGTCGGCCGCCTCGGCAAGATCCTCGGCCCCCGTGGCCTCATGCCCAACCCCAAGCTGGGCACCGTCACCATGGACGTCGCCAAGATGGTCGCCGAGCTCAAGGCCGGCCGCGTCGAGTACCGTGCTGACCGCTACGGCATCTGCCACGTCCCCATGGGCAAGGCTTCCTTCGACACCGAGAAGCTCGTCGAGAACTACGGTGCTCTCTACACCGAGCTCCTGCGCGTGAAGCCGTCCTCTGCCAAGGGCAAGTACGTCAAGTCCATCGCCGTCTCCACCACGATGGGCCCTGGCATCAAGGTCGACACCGCCATCACCCGCGACTTCATGGCCTAA
- the rpoB gene encoding DNA-directed RNA polymerase subunit beta — protein MTFSKIAPAMELPNLISVQKESFEHFMGEGLAESFAEFSPIENSAKNMQVVFGDHQFGDPAHTIAECRAKDISYQAPLFVDVRFVNKETGEIKEQLVFMGDFPLMTERGTFIINGTERVVVSQLVRSPGVYFSSEMDNGVLVHRAQFIPARGAWLEFEVDKRGHLVVSIDRKRRQSATMFLRALGIAETDDEILTLLGDSDVVRSTLERDTATTREDALLEIYRRQRPGEPPTVDSARSLLDGLYFNAQRYDLARVGRYKVNKKLGIDVADSEKVLTQEDIVSALRYLLAVHEGDDTKRLDDIDHFGNRRVRTVGELVQNQFRIGMSRMERVVRERMASQDADDITPQSLINIRPIVAAIKEFFGSSQLSQFMDQSNPLAGLTHKRRLSALGPGGLAGHKSGSSRRTNVPTAVRDVHNSHYARMCPIETPEGPNIGLIGSLALYAHVNDYGFIESPYRRVEDGKVTDKIDWMTADEEETHNIAPANTPFDEKTGKFVAIDSKGNIYHPERVIARTRDFDGSFGAPAQVPVEDVDYMDVSPRQLLSVAANLIPFLEHDDAKRTLMGANMQRQAVPLIRPHAPFVGTGMEERAAKDSGELIVAQHAGTVSEVDAAHVVVYSDEYGSERYDLPKYQRSNQSTCINHRPIVHAGQKVEKGQPLADGTSIDNSELALGANLTVAYMPWEGFNYEDGIIVSERVVQDDLLTSVNISRHEIDARDTKLGPEEITREIPNLSEDMLANLDDDGIIRIGAEVGPGDILVGKVTPKGETALTAEERLLRAIFGAKAHDVRDTSLKMPHGSYGRVVDVVRFSREAGDDLPPGVNELVRVFVAQRRKIQQGDKIAGRHGNKGVVCNVLPVEDMPYMADGTPVDVLLDPLGVPSRMNVGQLLECHLGWAAAHGWDDESTDSKRYVPGPINVATPVFDGATDVEVAEIQRRTNINLMNKAMQMYGEHMRADFVPQLNERGKTTLYDGRTGEPFKSQITVGTSYILKLGHMVDDKIHARSTGPYSLVTQQPLGGKAQFGGQRFGEMEVWALYAYGAANVLQEILTVKSDDTNGRVKTYESIVKGENVPAAGIPESFKVLVKEIRSLALDIEPISYKKREQRSRDEKAVSTESPVDVFASMGDGNELIGGTIPASDEASEVLVGDANSDKE, from the coding sequence ATGACGTTCAGCAAGATCGCTCCGGCTATGGAGCTGCCCAACCTCATCTCCGTTCAGAAGGAGTCGTTCGAGCACTTCATGGGGGAGGGTCTCGCCGAGTCTTTCGCAGAGTTCTCGCCGATCGAGAACTCCGCCAAGAACATGCAGGTGGTCTTTGGTGACCACCAGTTCGGCGACCCCGCGCACACCATCGCCGAGTGCCGTGCCAAGGACATCTCCTATCAGGCCCCGCTCTTCGTTGACGTCCGCTTCGTCAACAAGGAGACCGGCGAGATCAAGGAGCAGCTCGTCTTCATGGGTGACTTCCCGCTCATGACCGAGCGCGGCACCTTCATCATCAACGGCACCGAGCGCGTCGTCGTCTCCCAGCTCGTCCGCTCTCCGGGCGTGTACTTCTCCTCTGAGATGGACAACGGCGTCCTGGTCCACCGCGCGCAGTTCATCCCTGCCCGTGGTGCCTGGCTCGAGTTTGAGGTCGACAAGCGCGGCCACCTCGTGGTCTCCATCGACCGCAAGCGTCGCCAGTCCGCGACCATGTTCCTCCGCGCCCTCGGCATCGCCGAGACCGACGATGAGATTCTTACCCTCCTGGGTGACTCCGACGTCGTCCGCTCCACCCTCGAGCGCGACACCGCCACCACTCGCGAGGACGCCCTGCTGGAGATCTACCGTCGCCAGCGCCCCGGCGAGCCCCCCACCGTGGACTCCGCCCGCTCCCTTCTCGACGGCCTCTACTTCAACGCGCAGCGTTACGACCTCGCTCGCGTCGGCCGCTACAAGGTCAACAAGAAGCTCGGCATCGACGTGGCCGACTCCGAGAAGGTCCTCACGCAGGAGGACATCGTCTCCGCCCTGCGCTACCTGCTCGCCGTCCACGAGGGCGACGACACCAAGCGCCTCGACGACATCGACCACTTTGGCAACCGCCGCGTGCGCACCGTCGGCGAGCTGGTCCAGAACCAGTTCCGCATCGGCATGAGCCGCATGGAGCGCGTCGTGCGCGAGCGCATGGCCTCCCAGGACGCTGACGACATCACGCCGCAGTCCCTCATCAACATCCGCCCGATCGTGGCGGCCATCAAGGAGTTCTTCGGCTCCTCCCAGCTGTCCCAGTTCATGGACCAGTCCAACCCGCTTGCCGGCCTGACCCACAAGCGCCGTCTGTCCGCCCTGGGCCCTGGCGGCCTTGCTGGCCACAAGTCCGGCTCCAGCCGCCGCACCAACGTGCCGACGGCCGTCCGCGACGTCCACAACTCGCACTACGCCCGCATGTGCCCGATCGAGACGCCCGAGGGCCCCAACATCGGCCTCATCGGCTCCCTGGCCCTCTACGCCCACGTCAACGACTACGGCTTCATCGAGTCCCCGTACCGTCGCGTCGAGGACGGCAAGGTCACCGACAAGATCGACTGGATGACCGCCGACGAGGAGGAGACCCACAACATCGCCCCGGCCAACACGCCGTTTGACGAGAAGACCGGCAAGTTCGTGGCCATCGACTCCAAGGGCAACATCTACCACCCCGAGCGCGTCATCGCCCGTACGCGCGACTTCGACGGCTCCTTCGGCGCTCCCGCCCAGGTGCCCGTCGAGGACGTCGACTACATGGACGTCTCGCCGCGCCAGCTGCTCTCCGTGGCCGCCAACCTCATTCCGTTCCTGGAGCACGACGACGCAAAGCGTACCCTCATGGGCGCCAACATGCAGCGCCAGGCCGTGCCCCTGATTCGTCCGCACGCCCCGTTTGTGGGCACCGGCATGGAGGAGCGCGCCGCCAAGGACTCCGGCGAGCTCATCGTGGCCCAGCACGCGGGCACCGTCTCCGAGGTCGACGCCGCCCACGTGGTCGTCTACTCCGACGAGTACGGCTCCGAGCGCTATGACCTGCCCAAGTACCAGCGCTCCAACCAGTCCACCTGCATCAACCACCGACCCATCGTCCACGCCGGCCAGAAGGTCGAGAAGGGCCAGCCGCTCGCTGACGGCACCTCCATCGACAACTCCGAGCTCGCCCTGGGCGCCAACCTCACCGTGGCCTACATGCCGTGGGAGGGCTTCAACTACGAGGACGGCATCATCGTGTCCGAGCGCGTCGTCCAGGACGACCTGCTGACCTCCGTCAACATCTCCCGTCACGAGATCGACGCCCGCGACACCAAGCTCGGCCCCGAGGAGATCACCCGAGAGATCCCGAACCTCTCCGAGGACATGCTCGCCAACCTCGACGATGACGGCATCATCCGCATCGGCGCCGAGGTCGGCCCTGGCGACATCCTGGTCGGCAAGGTCACGCCCAAGGGCGAGACGGCCCTCACCGCCGAGGAGCGCCTGCTGCGCGCCATCTTCGGTGCCAAGGCCCACGACGTCCGCGACACCTCCCTCAAGATGCCGCACGGCTCCTACGGCCGCGTCGTCGACGTCGTCCGCTTCAGCCGCGAGGCTGGCGACGACCTCCCGCCCGGAGTCAACGAGCTCGTCCGCGTCTTCGTCGCCCAGCGCCGCAAGATCCAGCAGGGCGACAAGATCGCCGGCCGCCACGGCAACAAGGGCGTCGTCTGCAACGTCCTGCCCGTCGAGGACATGCCCTACATGGCTGACGGCACCCCCGTCGACGTCCTTCTGGACCCGCTGGGCGTTCCTTCTCGTATGAACGTCGGCCAGCTGCTCGAGTGCCACCTCGGTTGGGCTGCCGCCCACGGCTGGGACGACGAGTCCACCGACTCCAAGCGCTACGTCCCTGGCCCCATCAACGTCGCCACGCCCGTCTTTGACGGCGCAACCGACGTCGAGGTTGCCGAGATCCAGCGTCGCACCAACATCAACCTGATGAACAAGGCCATGCAGATGTACGGCGAGCACATGCGCGCCGACTTTGTCCCGCAGCTCAACGAGCGTGGCAAGACCACCCTGTACGACGGCCGCACCGGCGAGCCCTTCAAGAGCCAGATCACCGTGGGCACCTCCTACATCCTGAAGCTCGGCCACATGGTCGACGACAAGATTCACGCCCGCTCGACCGGCCCTTACTCCCTCGTCACGCAGCAGCCCCTGGGCGGCAAGGCCCAGTTCGGCGGCCAGCGCTTCGGCGAGATGGAGGTCTGGGCACTGTACGCGTACGGTGCCGCCAACGTCCTGCAGGAGATTCTCACCGTCAAGTCCGACGACACCAACGGCCGCGTCAAGACCTACGAGTCCATCGTCAAGGGCGAGAACGTGCCCGCCGCCGGCATCCCCGAGTCCTTCAAGGTCCTGGTCAAGGAGATCCGCTCCCTCGCCCTGGACATCGAGCCGATCTCCTACAAGAAGCGCGAGCAGCGCTCTCGTGACGAGAAGGCCGTCTCCACCGAGAGCCCCGTCGACGTCTTCGCCAGCATGGGCGACGGCAACGAGCTCATCGGCGGAACCATCCCCGCCAGCGATGAGGCCTCCGAGGTCCTCGTCGGCGACGCGAACAGCGATAAGGAGTAG